GACGTCTCGATGCGGCGCGCCGTGCGATACATACGCTTTCTTCGGACAGCGGCGGTACCTCCTTCGGGCTTGTCGCTATGGCGACCGAAGCCGCAATCGTCGTACCTCCCACGACCGACCGTTCCGTGTTTTTTTCGCGGCTCGATTCCCTTGCGATCGGGAGTCTCGGCGACGGTACCGCAATCGGTACGGGATTGAGTACGGCGGTCTATCACCTTTCTTCTTCCGCCGCTCCTAAAAAATGCATCGTCCTCGTTACCGACGGAGAAAATAACGCCGGTTCGATTCATCCCGAAACTGCAGCCGAACTTGCGGAAAAAAATCATATCGCCGTCTATACGCTCGGTATAGGTACGAGGGGGGCGGCGCCGCTCGACTACGTCGATCCGAAAACGGGGCGCGTGTATTCGGGGTATCTTCAATCGGATTTCGATTCCGCTCCGCTCGAACGCATCGCTTCGATTTCCGGCGGAAAATATTACGGTGTGCAGACGATCGGCGATTTGGCGAACGTGCTTTCGTCGATCGGCAGGGAAATGAACGTCGTGCAGAGCTATCACTTGCGTACCGAAAGCGTCCGCTATTACGACAGATTTATCGTTGCTGCGGTAATTTTATTTGCGTTTGTGTTGTTTATATGCAGGGTTTATCTGCAGGAGCTCATTTGATATGGTAATTTCCTGTGAACGTCCCCATGCCCTTTTTTCTCTTGCATTGATCGTGCCGGTAGTGCTTGCCGAAATGCGCCGATACCGCGGAATTGTCGCGTATTCGAAGCGGATAGTCTCCGTCGATACAAATCTTCAAGGTGTAAAACGCATGCTGAATCTTTCACGCACGCTCGTCGTTCGGACGCTGCTCAGATGTTTTGCATGGATTATGCTGGTTTTTGCCTATGCGGGATTTTCATGGGGTACTTACGAAGTTCCGGTACAAAAAAGCGGAAGCGCCGTTTCGTTCGTGTTCGATATTTCATACAGCATGACGGCGGACGATGCGCCGGGAGGATTGACGCGGCTCAAAGCGGCAGCGCGCTATGCGGATATGCTGTTATCGCGTATGGAAGGCGTATCCGTTTCGG
This Treponema socranskii subsp. buccale DNA region includes the following protein-coding sequences:
- a CDS encoding VWA domain-containing protein, which produces MPDFRNPAAFFLLLFIPALFILRALGVFTRIAFPATLADWGGKTFEWKGRLRSFASHVSRVFIVAAFILVVAALADPVSYRQERVYTSRGADILFVVDTSPSMAVKDIANMRRLDAARRAIHTLSSDSGGTSFGLVAMATEAAIVVPPTTDRSVFFSRLDSLAIGSLGDGTAIGTGLSTAVYHLSSSAAPKKCIVLVTDGENNAGSIHPETAAELAEKNHIAVYTLGIGTRGAAPLDYVDPKTGRVYSGYLQSDFDSAPLERIASISGGKYYGVQTIGDLANVLSSIGREMNVVQSYHLRTESVRYYDRFIVAAVILFAFVLFICRVYLQELI